In Synechococcus sp. CB0101, a genomic segment contains:
- a CDS encoding GNAT family N-acetyltransferase produces the protein MLSSPPTELDGLYGQGYRVCPTPNPQLSLVLSTEREIDLYELEQLCDAVGWSRRPLRRVRKALENSLLVVGLWRHDPRLPRLVGFARCTGDGVIEATVWDVAVHPLYQGVGLGKQLMTYVIDLLRDQQVERVTLFADPGVVDFYGAQGWQLEPQQRRCAFWYAP, from the coding sequence ATGCTTAGCTCTCCCCCCACCGAGCTGGATGGTCTGTACGGCCAGGGGTATCGCGTGTGTCCGACCCCCAATCCTCAGCTCAGCCTCGTGTTGAGCACCGAGCGGGAGATCGATCTCTATGAGCTTGAGCAGCTTTGTGATGCGGTGGGCTGGAGCCGCCGGCCGCTGCGCCGGGTGCGCAAGGCCCTGGAGAACAGCCTCCTGGTGGTGGGGCTGTGGCGGCATGATCCCCGTCTGCCTCGCCTGGTGGGGTTTGCCCGCTGCACCGGTGACGGGGTGATCGAAGCCACGGTGTGGGATGTGGCGGTGCACCCCCTGTATCAGGGCGTGGGCCTGGGTAAACAGTTGATGACCTATGTGATCGATCTGCTGCGCGATCAGCAGGTGGAGCGGGTCACGCTGTTTGCCGATCCAGGCGTGGTGGACTTCTACGGTGCGCAGGGCTGGCAGCTTGAGCCCCAGCAGCGCCGCTGTGCCTTCTGGTACGCCCCCTGA
- a CDS encoding alpha/beta fold hydrolase encodes MQAGDPSTTGSPLERSPLLVCVHGWLLSGRLWQPLTDALSPDWECWSPDLPGFGNEPRPRGLQPSLASYGRWLAEAARERTGERPLVLMGHSLGGSLVVHAAPHLGEQLAGIVQVASGGGVFQPRPFRMVRRGGAAFLRWRPGWLAQLPGTEAIRSPLVAELRAARGLLASSMQRGAVRQLPGLVAQLEVPSLWVVGSRDTVMEPRYVRHLAGYSPEHQVEVLEGEGHLPMRTAHDALAALISTWLREQGWPNRSAQSLASPRSWSSANCA; translated from the coding sequence ATGCAGGCTGGAGACCCTTCAACCACCGGAAGCCCTCTGGAGCGCTCCCCCCTGTTGGTGTGTGTGCACGGCTGGCTGCTCTCAGGCCGGCTGTGGCAGCCCCTCACCGATGCCCTCAGCCCCGATTGGGAGTGCTGGAGCCCCGATCTCCCGGGGTTTGGCAACGAGCCCAGGCCGAGAGGGTTGCAACCCAGCCTGGCCAGCTACGGCCGCTGGTTGGCCGAGGCGGCCCGCGAGCGGACCGGGGAGCGGCCGCTGGTGCTCATGGGTCATTCCCTGGGCGGCAGCCTGGTGGTGCATGCAGCGCCCCATCTGGGGGAGCAGTTGGCCGGGATCGTACAGGTGGCGTCCGGCGGCGGGGTGTTTCAGCCGCGGCCGTTCCGGATGGTGCGCCGCGGCGGAGCGGCGTTCCTGCGCTGGCGGCCCGGTTGGCTGGCCCAGCTGCCCGGCACTGAGGCGATCCGCAGCCCCCTGGTGGCGGAACTGCGGGCAGCCCGCGGCCTGCTGGCCTCGAGCATGCAGCGGGGCGCTGTGCGGCAGCTGCCCGGGTTAGTGGCTCAGCTGGAGGTGCCCAGCCTGTGGGTGGTGGGCAGCCGCGACACCGTGATGGAACCGCGTTATGTGCGGCATCTGGCGGGCTACAGCCCGGAGCATCAGGTGGAGGTGCTTGAAGGAGAAGGGCACCTGCCCATGCGCACGGCACACGACGCGTTGGCGGCGTTGATCAGCACATGGCTGAGGGAACAGGGCTGGCCCAACCGCTCAGCTCAGAGCCTGGCCAGCCCGCGCTCCTGGAGTTCAGCCAACTGCGCGTAG
- a CDS encoding ABC transporter ATP-binding protein, which translates to MAPRDRQRLLRLLPYLGRDRKRLLLTLVLLIPVAGAAAVQPLLVGQAISALRQEPVLAWLEPMPLAQQLRTLVLLLLAAVMVRLGLQGLQSFNVQAVGQRLTARIRNDLFAHALDLSLRFHDRTPVGKLLTRLTSDVDALAEVFGSGAVGLLADLVTLLVIAGTMVAIEPRLGLLLLGSQVPVTLTMLWLQKRYRKANYRVREELSQLNADLQENLQGLEVVQMFRRESYNAARFAKTTDAYRQAVNGTIFYDSAISALIEWVSLGAIALVLALGGWMVTAGAMGLGTLTTFILYSQRLFDPLRQLAERFTQIQGGLTAVERIGELMEEPIEIQELPQEQRSAAAVVSGRERSSAGEVVFDNVSFAYRPDDPILSNLSFRIAPGEHVALVGPTGSGKSTVIRLLCRLYEPQQGRILLDGIDIRELPIPTLRQRLGVVLQDTFLFSGNVADNLRLDAAISDGDLQRLCSDLGLEPLLQRLPQGLDTELRERGGNLSSGERQLLAVARVAIRDPSVLVMDEATAFLDPSTEATLQRDLDRLLRDRTAIVIAHRLATVEAADRILVLQRGRLIEQGSHISLRAAGGLYAQLAELQERGLARL; encoded by the coding sequence ATGGCACCTCGCGACCGGCAACGTCTGCTGCGCCTTCTGCCCTACTTGGGCCGCGATCGCAAACGCCTTCTGCTCACTCTTGTGCTGTTGATCCCGGTGGCGGGAGCGGCGGCGGTGCAGCCCCTGTTGGTGGGTCAGGCGATCTCGGCGCTGCGGCAGGAGCCCGTGCTGGCCTGGTTGGAGCCCATGCCCTTGGCTCAGCAGTTGCGCACGCTGGTGCTGCTTCTGCTGGCGGCCGTGATGGTGCGCTTGGGCCTGCAGGGGTTGCAGAGCTTCAACGTGCAGGCCGTGGGCCAGCGCCTCACCGCCCGCATCCGCAACGACCTCTTCGCCCACGCCCTCGATCTCTCGCTGCGCTTTCACGACCGCACGCCGGTGGGCAAGTTGCTCACCCGCCTCACCAGTGATGTGGATGCCCTGGCCGAGGTGTTCGGTAGCGGTGCAGTGGGCCTGCTCGCGGATCTGGTCACCCTCCTGGTGATTGCCGGCACGATGGTGGCGATCGAGCCGCGTCTTGGCCTGCTGCTGCTGGGCTCCCAGGTGCCGGTCACGCTCACGATGCTGTGGCTGCAGAAGCGCTACCGCAAGGCCAACTACCGGGTGCGTGAGGAGCTGAGCCAACTCAATGCCGATCTGCAGGAAAACCTGCAGGGGCTTGAGGTGGTGCAGATGTTCCGCCGCGAGAGCTACAACGCGGCCCGCTTCGCCAAAACCACCGACGCCTACCGCCAGGCGGTGAACGGCACGATCTTCTACGACTCGGCCATCTCGGCGCTGATCGAGTGGGTGTCGCTCGGGGCGATCGCGCTCGTGCTCGCCCTGGGGGGCTGGATGGTCACCGCCGGCGCGATGGGCCTGGGCACCCTCACCACGTTCATCTTGTATTCCCAGCGCCTGTTTGATCCCCTGCGGCAGCTGGCGGAGCGCTTCACCCAAATCCAGGGCGGTTTGACCGCCGTGGAGCGCATCGGCGAACTGATGGAGGAGCCGATCGAAATTCAGGAGCTGCCGCAGGAGCAGCGTTCGGCCGCGGCCGTGGTCAGCGGCCGTGAGCGCAGCAGTGCCGGTGAGGTGGTGTTCGACAACGTGTCGTTCGCCTACCGGCCCGACGACCCGATCCTCTCCAACCTCTCCTTCCGGATTGCTCCGGGTGAGCACGTGGCGCTGGTGGGACCCACCGGCTCCGGCAAGAGCACGGTGATCCGCCTGCTCTGCCGCCTCTATGAGCCCCAGCAGGGCCGGATCCTGCTGGATGGCATCGACATCCGTGAGCTGCCGATCCCCACCCTGCGCCAACGGCTCGGCGTGGTGCTGCAGGACACCTTCCTGTTCAGCGGCAACGTGGCCGACAACCTCCGGCTGGATGCCGCCATCAGCGATGGGGATTTGCAACGCCTCTGCAGTGATCTGGGATTGGAGCCGCTGCTGCAGCGCCTACCCCAAGGCCTCGACACCGAACTGCGTGAGCGCGGAGGCAACCTCTCCTCCGGCGAGCGTCAGCTCCTGGCCGTGGCGCGGGTGGCGATCCGCGATCCATCGGTGTTGGTGATGGATGAGGCCACCGCCTTCCTCGATCCCTCCACTGAGGCCACCCTCCAGCGCGACCTCGACAGATTGCTGCGCGATCGCACCGCCATCGTGATCGCCCACCGCCTCGCCACGGTGGAAGCGGCCGATCGCATCCTGGTGCTGCAGCGCGGCCGATTGATTGAGCAGGGCAGCCACATCAGCCTGCGTGCGGCCGGGGGCCTCTACGCGCAGTTGGCTGAACTCCAGGAGCGCGGGCTGGCCAGGCTCTGA
- the hisG gene encoding ATP phosphoribosyltransferase has protein sequence MITVALAKGALLKDSVTRFAAAGLDFAAVLEPGNRQLMVPSACGRARALLVRNADVPVYVAYGQAQLGVVGYDVLREHQLPVAHLVDLGFGGCRMSVAVKATSPYRRAADLPAHCRIASKFTRCAEEYFEALDLPVELIHLAGSVELGPITGMSEAIVDLVATGKTLVENGLIAIEDLFHSTARLVGHPLSLRLDGGELQGIVDQIAAVSSRPAA, from the coding sequence ATGATCACCGTCGCGCTGGCCAAGGGAGCCCTCCTCAAGGATTCAGTGACGCGCTTCGCCGCTGCCGGGCTCGATTTCGCCGCCGTGCTGGAGCCCGGCAACCGGCAATTGATGGTGCCCAGTGCCTGCGGACGCGCCCGGGCGCTGTTGGTGCGCAATGCCGATGTGCCCGTGTATGTGGCCTACGGCCAGGCCCAGCTCGGTGTGGTGGGCTACGACGTGCTGCGCGAGCACCAGCTGCCCGTGGCTCACCTGGTGGATCTCGGCTTCGGCGGCTGCCGCATGAGCGTGGCGGTGAAGGCCACCAGCCCCTACCGCCGAGCGGCCGATCTACCCGCCCACTGCCGCATCGCCAGCAAATTCACCCGCTGCGCTGAGGAGTATTTCGAGGCGCTTGATCTGCCGGTGGAGTTGATCCATCTGGCGGGCTCGGTGGAGCTGGGGCCGATCACCGGCATGAGTGAGGCGATTGTGGATCTGGTGGCCACCGGCAAAACCCTCGTGGAAAACGGCTTGATCGCCATCGAAGACCTCTTCCACTCCACCGCTCGTCTGGTGGGCCATCCCCTGTCGCTGCGCCTTGATGGCGGCGAGCTGCAGGGGATCGTGGATCAGATTGCGGCTGTGTCGAGCCGGCCGGCGGCCTGA
- the gloB gene encoding hydroxyacylglutathione hydrolase, translated as MQPALTTASIAQRVSLIPVLNDNYVFVLHGDGPGPAVVVDPAVAEPVIAWLEQRGLELSAILHTHHHHDHIGGTPGLLQRWPQAAVIASGADQARIPLQTQAVQGGDRLELLGRAVQVMAVPGHTAHHIAFYLPPAAADGGHLFCGDTLFAGGCGRLFEGTPQQMQQSLQALAALPERTQVWCAHEYTAGNLRWAAAQQPGDAAIEARLAEVEALRAQGKPTIPSSIALEKATNLFVRASDADALRQLRGSKDLWKG; from the coding sequence ATGCAGCCGGCCCTCACCACGGCCTCGATCGCCCAGCGCGTCTCGCTGATCCCGGTGCTGAACGACAACTATGTGTTTGTGCTGCACGGCGATGGTCCCGGTCCGGCCGTGGTGGTTGATCCGGCCGTGGCCGAACCGGTGATCGCCTGGCTGGAGCAGCGCGGGCTGGAGCTCAGCGCGATCCTGCACACCCATCACCACCACGACCACATCGGCGGAACGCCAGGGCTGCTGCAGCGCTGGCCGCAGGCGGCCGTGATCGCGAGCGGCGCCGATCAAGCCCGCATCCCTCTGCAAACCCAGGCGGTGCAGGGGGGCGATCGGCTGGAGCTGCTGGGACGAGCGGTGCAGGTGATGGCCGTACCGGGCCATACGGCCCATCACATCGCCTTTTATCTGCCGCCGGCGGCCGCCGATGGCGGTCATCTGTTCTGCGGCGACACCCTGTTCGCCGGCGGCTGCGGGCGGTTGTTTGAAGGAACACCGCAGCAGATGCAGCAGTCGTTGCAGGCGCTGGCGGCGCTGCCCGAGCGCACCCAGGTGTGGTGCGCCCACGAATACACCGCTGGAAACCTGCGCTGGGCAGCGGCGCAGCAGCCCGGCGATGCCGCGATTGAGGCTCGGCTGGCGGAGGTGGAAGCACTCCGGGCCCAGGGCAAACCCACCATCCCCAGCAGCATCGCCCTGGAGAAAGCCACCAACCTGTTTGTGCGGGCCAGCGATGCCGATGCCCTGCGCCAACTACGGGGCAGCAAGGATCTCTGGAAGGGCTGA
- a CDS encoding ABC transporter ATP-binding protein, with the protein MRIELSNPELPLRPQVELDGLWHRYHGGASSGDWTLRDIQFQLRPGELVGLLGPSGCGKTTLLRLIAGFEKPDRGVVRIGGQEVAGPHRWLPPERRGVGMVFQDYALFPHLDAWRNACFGLRRGQDSSRAAWLLELLGLKGLEHRYPHELSGGQRQRLALARALAPGCSLVLLDEPFSNLDVEVRLRLRAELPGVLARCGASGVIVTHDPEEALAICDRVAVLESGHLHQCASPQQLVAAPATSFVGRFVLQSNLLQAHWQGSTLTTAFGALEAPAGAQLPPPSAADDLEVLVSPQGLLLTPDDNAEAWVLGREFLGREWLYQVQCGQGRLRLRLPLEHDYSRGQRCRLRLRAGEPVRLFPAGVDLVAAADVPPL; encoded by the coding sequence ATGCGAATCGAGCTGTCCAACCCTGAGTTGCCGCTGCGGCCCCAGGTGGAGCTCGATGGGCTGTGGCATCGCTACCACGGCGGGGCCTCCAGCGGCGACTGGACTTTGCGCGACATCCAGTTCCAATTGCGCCCCGGTGAACTCGTGGGTCTGTTGGGTCCCTCAGGCTGCGGCAAAACCACCCTTCTGCGTCTGATCGCCGGCTTTGAGAAGCCCGATCGTGGCGTGGTGCGGATCGGCGGTCAGGAGGTGGCGGGTCCCCACCGCTGGTTGCCGCCGGAGCGCCGTGGGGTGGGCATGGTGTTTCAGGACTACGCCCTGTTCCCGCATCTCGATGCCTGGCGCAACGCCTGCTTCGGTTTGCGCCGCGGCCAGGACAGCAGCCGCGCTGCCTGGTTGTTGGAGTTGCTGGGCTTAAAGGGCCTTGAGCACCGCTATCCCCATGAGCTCTCGGGCGGGCAGCGCCAGCGCCTAGCCCTGGCGCGCGCCTTGGCACCCGGCTGCTCGTTGGTGCTGCTGGATGAACCCTTCTCCAACCTCGATGTGGAGGTGCGCCTGCGCCTGAGGGCCGAGCTGCCTGGGGTGCTGGCCCGCTGCGGTGCCAGCGGCGTGATCGTGACCCACGATCCCGAAGAGGCTCTCGCCATCTGTGATCGGGTGGCGGTGCTCGAATCGGGCCATCTGCATCAGTGCGCCAGCCCTCAGCAGTTGGTGGCGGCGCCGGCTACCTCCTTTGTGGGGCGCTTTGTGTTGCAGAGCAACTTGCTCCAGGCCCACTGGCAAGGCAGCACACTCACCACGGCGTTCGGTGCGCTTGAAGCCCCGGCCGGAGCCCAGCTGCCGCCGCCTTCTGCCGCCGACGATCTCGAGGTGCTGGTAAGCCCCCAGGGCCTTCTGCTCACCCCCGACGACAACGCGGAGGCCTGGGTGCTGGGCCGTGAATTTCTCGGCCGCGAATGGCTCTATCAAGTGCAATGCGGCCAAGGCCGCCTGCGCCTACGCCTCCCTCTGGAGCACGACTACAGCCGCGGGCAGCGCTGCCGGCTGCGCTTGCGGGCCGGTGAGCCTGTGCGGCTGTTCCCGGCCGGTGTCGACCTGGTGGCCGCAGCCGACGTGCCTCCGCTGTAA
- a CDS encoding Rid family detoxifying hydrolase — MTSPTIEAVTTSAAPAPVGPYNQAVKAGGVLYCSGQIALDPATGAMVGNGDVEAETIQVLSNLKAVLAEAGCTPQQVVRTTVFLADLGDFAKVNALYAEVFGAGVSPARACVEVAALPKGARVEIDCIAVLG; from the coding sequence ATGACCAGCCCCACGATCGAAGCCGTGACCACGAGCGCTGCTCCGGCGCCGGTGGGCCCCTACAACCAGGCCGTGAAAGCAGGCGGGGTGCTCTATTGCAGCGGTCAGATCGCCCTGGATCCGGCCACCGGCGCGATGGTGGGCAATGGCGATGTGGAAGCGGAAACCATCCAGGTGCTGAGCAACCTCAAGGCGGTGCTCGCAGAAGCAGGCTGCACGCCCCAGCAGGTGGTGCGCACCACGGTGTTCCTGGCCGATCTGGGTGACTTCGCCAAGGTGAATGCGCTGTACGCCGAGGTGTTCGGCGCCGGTGTATCGCCGGCTCGGGCCTGCGTGGAGGTGGCGGCACTGCCCAAGGGCGCGCGGGTGGAGATCGATTGCATCGCCGTGCTCGGCTGA
- a CDS encoding alpha-ketoglutarate-dependent dioxygenase AlkB, whose product MIRIERSGLQLRHGEAWLQQQGLDTQQLRRSLITGLAWEQPLVTVYGKQHRTPRLTCWVADRGCNYRYSGLQQAIHPWTPELLRLRGLLHEHLGADFNSLLLNRYRDGADRMGWHADDEPELDDQAPIASLSLGVARDLRFRPRHGDEAAFAVRLGDGDLLVMDPPSQRHWQHALPPRARVVAERINLTFRVIRPA is encoded by the coding sequence TTGATCCGGATTGAGCGTTCTGGCCTGCAGTTGCGCCATGGCGAGGCCTGGTTGCAGCAGCAGGGGCTCGACACGCAGCAGCTCAGGCGATCCCTGATCACCGGTCTGGCCTGGGAGCAGCCGTTGGTCACGGTGTATGGCAAGCAGCACCGCACCCCGCGGCTCACCTGCTGGGTGGCCGATCGCGGCTGCAATTACCGCTATAGCGGCCTGCAGCAAGCGATCCACCCGTGGACCCCAGAACTCCTGCGGCTGCGCGGTTTGCTCCACGAGCACCTGGGGGCGGATTTCAACAGCCTGTTGCTGAACCGCTACCGCGACGGTGCTGACCGCATGGGCTGGCATGCCGACGACGAACCCGAGCTCGACGATCAGGCCCCGATTGCCTCCCTCAGCCTCGGCGTTGCCAGGGATCTGCGCTTTCGGCCGCGGCATGGTGATGAGGCGGCCTTTGCGGTGCGCCTCGGCGATGGTGATCTCTTGGTGATGGATCCGCCCAGCCAGCGCCATTGGCAGCACGCGCTGCCGCCACGGGCGCGGGTGGTGGCGGAGCGGATCAACCTCACCTTTCGTGTGATTCGGCCTGCCTGA
- a CDS encoding M23 family metallopeptidase: MRIRRWLLVVLGFIAAFSLAARAEPGLEGAMDAGLPPRPDLIPAETPVADVVLAAAVPSGLSREAAWPLRPGEPLRLVYPLAIQAEEVDPYGWRYSQSRQAWRMHAGQDLVAPEGTSVLAMLPGHVVLVEELDGYGLTVVLDHGRGWQTLYAHLAAANVQPGDFLPAASPLGQVGQSGRASGPHLHVELRRRDGDRMLALDPTPLIDQATRLLPQAPPPLQQAQGLLLPSP; the protein is encoded by the coding sequence TTGCGCATACGGCGATGGCTGTTGGTGGTGCTGGGCTTCATCGCGGCGTTCAGCCTCGCTGCGCGAGCCGAGCCTGGCCTGGAGGGGGCCATGGACGCGGGCCTGCCTCCTCGACCAGACCTGATTCCTGCTGAAACGCCGGTGGCGGATGTGGTGCTGGCGGCGGCGGTCCCCTCAGGGCTGTCGCGGGAGGCGGCTTGGCCCCTGCGCCCCGGTGAACCTCTGCGCCTGGTGTACCCGCTGGCGATCCAGGCGGAGGAGGTGGACCCCTACGGCTGGCGTTACTCCCAGAGCCGTCAGGCCTGGCGCATGCATGCGGGGCAGGATCTTGTCGCTCCTGAAGGCACCTCAGTGCTGGCCATGCTCCCCGGCCATGTGGTTCTGGTGGAAGAGCTCGACGGCTATGGCCTCACGGTGGTGCTCGACCACGGCCGTGGCTGGCAAACCCTCTATGCCCACCTGGCAGCTGCCAACGTGCAACCCGGCGACTTCCTGCCCGCCGCCAGCCCCCTGGGCCAAGTGGGCCAGAGCGGTCGCGCCAGTGGACCACACCTGCATGTGGAGCTGCGACGCCGCGATGGCGACCGGATGCTGGCTCTCGATCCCACCCCCTTGATCGATCAGGCCACACGCCTCTTGCCGCAGGCGCCGCCTCCGCTGCAGCAGGCTCAGGGTCTGCTGTTGCCCTCTCCTTGA